The following coding sequences lie in one Gemmatimonadaceae bacterium genomic window:
- a CDS encoding GntR family transcriptional regulator, with protein sequence MTTRAPQGRAAADGSADAPRYQQIADELIAMIGAGAYPVGGLLPTEMELCAHYGISRSTVREALRKLRDAGLISRHRRTGTKVIAQLPPAIYRQPTNSISDLLQYADETRIQILSEKRVICDAQLAGVLECREGHAWLRLNSLRTVPNDSRPICMTTAYVDAGLPDIDKHLETVAGPISAMLERTYGIRIARIEQSIQAIRLGKRQASLLRADAGSPALRAVRRYYRENGTLIELSSAIHPGDRFTYVTSLVRE encoded by the coding sequence ATGACCACCCGTGCGCCCCAGGGACGCGCTGCCGCCGACGGCTCGGCCGACGCGCCCCGGTATCAACAGATCGCCGACGAGCTGATCGCCATGATCGGCGCCGGCGCATATCCGGTGGGCGGGTTGCTGCCCACCGAGATGGAGCTGTGTGCGCACTACGGCATCAGCCGCTCGACGGTGCGGGAGGCGCTGCGCAAGCTGCGCGACGCGGGGCTCATCTCGCGGCATCGCCGCACCGGCACCAAGGTGATCGCCCAGCTGCCGCCGGCCATCTACCGGCAGCCCACGAATTCGATCAGCGACCTGCTGCAGTACGCCGACGAAACGCGCATCCAGATTCTCTCCGAAAAGCGCGTGATCTGCGATGCCCAACTGGCCGGCGTGCTCGAGTGCCGCGAGGGACACGCCTGGCTGAGACTGAACAGCCTGCGCACGGTGCCTAACGATTCGCGTCCGATCTGCATGACGACGGCCTACGTCGATGCCGGCCTGCCCGACATCGACAAGCATCTCGAGACCGTCGCCGGCCCGATCTCCGCCATGTTGGAGCGGACGTACGGCATCCGGATCGCGCGCATCGAACAGAGCATCCAGGCGATCCGGCTGGGCAAGCGGCAGGCGAGTTTGCTCCGCGCCGATGCCGGAAGTCCAGCGCTGCGCGCCGTGCGGCGCTATTACCGCGAAAACGGCACGCTCATCGAGCTCTCCAGCGCCATTCAC
- a CDS encoding amino acid ABC transporter ATP-binding protein produces the protein MIEIRNVSKSYGDFRVLDGCSASIAAGSVVVLCGPSGSGKSTLIRCINSLETIDDGDILVDGSSIRAPGADLSALRARIGMVFQSFELFPHRTALDNINLAQIYVRKRTPAAATERSMALLERVGLADHAHKFPAALSGGQQQRVAIARALAMDPVAMLFDEPTSALDPEMISEVLDVMGSLAEQGMTMMIVTHEMAFARRVADRVLFMDRGRILEDRDTASFFNQPHTDRARDFLSKILQHDMVGA, from the coding sequence ATGATCGAGATTCGGAACGTGTCGAAATCGTACGGCGACTTCCGGGTTCTCGACGGCTGCTCGGCGAGCATCGCCGCAGGCTCAGTGGTAGTGCTCTGCGGCCCATCGGGTTCCGGCAAGAGCACCCTCATCAGGTGCATCAACAGTCTTGAGACGATCGACGATGGCGACATCCTTGTCGACGGGAGCTCGATTCGGGCGCCCGGCGCCGATCTCTCCGCGCTGCGCGCCCGAATCGGCATGGTATTTCAGAGCTTCGAGTTGTTCCCCCACCGCACAGCACTCGATAACATCAACCTCGCCCAGATCTACGTGCGCAAACGCACGCCCGCTGCCGCGACCGAGCGATCCATGGCGCTCCTCGAGCGCGTCGGACTGGCGGACCACGCGCACAAGTTCCCGGCAGCCCTGTCCGGCGGCCAGCAACAGCGCGTGGCGATTGCGCGCGCGCTCGCCATGGACCCGGTCGCCATGTTGTTCGATGAACCGACGTCGGCGCTCGATCCCGAAATGATCTCCGAGGTGCTGGATGTGATGGGCAGTCTCGCCGAGCAGGGCATGACGATGATGATCGTGACCCATGAGATGGCGTTCGCGCGCCGCGTTGCCGACCGCGTGCTGTTCATGGACCGCGGCAGGATTCTGGAGGACCGCGACACGGCCTCCTTCTTCAACCAGCCGCACACCGACCGCGCCCGGGACTTTCTGTCCAAGATCTTGCAACACGACATGGTCGGCGCCTAA
- a CDS encoding amidohydrolase family protein, whose translation MGSSMRWAMGAWVLAAVTLSAQAPAAAHDTAAELLVPARVFDAPAGTTHDGWAVLVRGDRIASVGPRSSIKVPAGTRVIDLPNATLLPGLIEGHSHLFLHPYVETSWSDQVLKEPLALRVARATVAARRTLQAGFTTERDLGTEGAGYADAGLEQAINKGIIPGPRLLVVTRAIVATGSYGPSGFDPRWDVPQGAEEADGVEGITHAVRNQIKHGADWIKLYADHEWGPNGETEPTFTIEELKTAVEVARSSGRYVAAHARGNEGVRRAVLAGVTTIEHGDSVTPEVFKMMVDRGIPLCPTLSGNEAGFLRNGWRKGIDPMPPAVALKHRTFKDALEAGVMICNGSDVGAYPHGDNAREIELLVEYGMTPVQALQSATVLDARVFHLADRGSIAPGLLADLVAVEGDPTHDIHALHHVRFVMKGGQVVPLGE comes from the coding sequence ATGGGATCGAGCATGCGTTGGGCAATGGGGGCGTGGGTCCTGGCGGCGGTTACCCTGTCCGCCCAGGCGCCGGCGGCGGCGCACGATACGGCGGCGGAGCTGCTCGTTCCGGCGCGGGTATTCGACGCGCCGGCCGGCACGACGCATGATGGTTGGGCGGTGCTGGTCCGCGGAGACCGCATTGCCTCCGTTGGCCCCAGATCCTCCATCAAAGTGCCGGCCGGCACGCGCGTGATCGACCTGCCCAACGCAACGCTGCTGCCGGGACTCATCGAGGGTCACTCGCATCTCTTCCTGCATCCATACGTGGAGACGTCGTGGTCGGACCAGGTGCTCAAAGAGCCGCTCGCCTTGCGTGTGGCCCGCGCGACGGTTGCGGCCCGCCGCACGCTGCAGGCAGGCTTCACCACCGAGCGTGATCTGGGGACCGAGGGCGCCGGCTATGCGGACGCGGGTCTCGAGCAAGCGATCAACAAGGGAATCATTCCTGGCCCGCGTCTCCTGGTCGTCACGCGCGCCATCGTTGCAACAGGATCATACGGGCCGAGTGGATTTGATCCGAGGTGGGATGTCCCGCAGGGGGCGGAGGAGGCCGACGGGGTCGAAGGGATCACGCATGCGGTTCGTAACCAGATCAAGCACGGCGCGGACTGGATCAAGCTCTATGCGGACCACGAGTGGGGTCCGAACGGCGAGACGGAGCCGACGTTTACGATCGAGGAGCTCAAGACCGCGGTGGAGGTGGCGCGCAGCTCGGGCCGATACGTGGCGGCGCATGCGCGGGGCAACGAAGGGGTGCGACGCGCGGTGTTGGCCGGCGTGACGACCATCGAGCACGGCGATTCAGTGACTCCCGAAGTTTTCAAGATGATGGTGGACCGAGGCATTCCGCTGTGCCCCACGCTGTCCGGCAACGAGGCCGGTTTCCTTCGCAACGGGTGGCGCAAGGGCATCGATCCGATGCCGCCCGCCGTCGCGCTCAAGCACCGCACGTTCAAGGATGCGTTGGAGGCCGGGGTCATGATCTGCAACGGTAGCGATGTTGGCGCCTACCCGCACGGTGACAACGCGCGAGAGATCGAGTTACTGGTGGAGTACGGGATGACGCCGGTGCAGGCGCTGCAGTCGGCGACTGTGCTTGACGCGCGCGTGTTTCACCTGGCCGATCGCGGCAGTATCGCCCCGGGGCTGCTGGCCGATCTCGTGGCGGTCGAGGGTGATCCGACGCACGACATCCACGCGCTGCACCACGTGCGGTTCGTGATGAAAGGCGGGCAGGTCGTTCCGTTAGGCGAGTGA
- a CDS encoding tetratricopeptide repeat protein has product MAEPAASAVQRARAWYVTGCAETDRGEYATAAASFERALAIAPDWCEAQHNLGRALFEIGRVDDAVGCFERAALGPQPGLPRAMCAVAIPGSSADHAAVLGARQRWAREFLPPMQPGPSPRRIAPGDRLRVGYVSSFFHRPNWMKPVWALLNHHDRDVVEVHLLADSPGWTGGGGYRPHPADRVHAIAGLPSEEAAAAIERLGIDVLVDLNAFSKPARLPLYQWRPAPVVVSWFNMYATSGIPCFDYIVGDDTVIAPGEERHYCERVVRVDGTYLAFEPSGDAPDVVDAPCAGSGKITFGCLASQYKLTPQVFDAWGRILGRAPSSRLLLRNAALGAASVRRYVHDELAARGVAPSRFQLLGRADHVEFLRTYDAIDVALDPFPYSGGTTTMEAIWQGVPVLTFLGDRWASRTSASILHAAGLSEFVARDVDDYVDLASRLATSPDGATRLAALRRNMRAQVRDSDACNGPKLARSMERLYRGMHGARAEAAHRERRVFRESGPAA; this is encoded by the coding sequence GTGGCTGAGCCGGCCGCGTCCGCCGTGCAGCGAGCGCGGGCCTGGTACGTCACCGGGTGCGCCGAGACCGATCGGGGCGAGTACGCGACGGCTGCGGCCAGTTTCGAGCGCGCGCTCGCCATCGCGCCCGACTGGTGCGAGGCCCAACACAATCTTGGCCGGGCGCTGTTCGAGATCGGGCGCGTCGATGATGCCGTGGGATGCTTCGAGCGCGCCGCGCTCGGTCCCCAGCCCGGGCTGCCTCGCGCCATGTGCGCCGTGGCGATCCCGGGCAGCAGCGCCGATCACGCGGCGGTGCTCGGTGCCCGGCAGAGGTGGGCGCGCGAGTTCCTTCCGCCAATGCAACCCGGGCCGTCGCCCCGCCGCATCGCGCCCGGCGACCGGCTGCGGGTGGGGTACGTGTCGTCGTTTTTCCATCGGCCGAATTGGATGAAGCCCGTATGGGCGCTGCTCAACCATCATGACCGGGACGTCGTTGAGGTGCACCTCCTTGCCGACAGCCCGGGATGGACGGGCGGCGGCGGCTATCGGCCGCACCCCGCGGATCGCGTCCACGCCATCGCCGGGCTGCCTAGCGAAGAGGCGGCCGCGGCGATCGAGCGCTTGGGCATCGATGTGCTGGTGGACCTGAATGCGTTCAGCAAACCGGCGCGGTTGCCGCTCTATCAGTGGCGGCCGGCGCCCGTGGTCGTGTCGTGGTTCAACATGTACGCGACGAGCGGCATACCGTGCTTCGACTACATCGTCGGCGACGACACGGTAATTGCCCCCGGCGAGGAGCGCCATTACTGCGAGCGCGTGGTGCGCGTGGATGGAACGTATCTGGCGTTCGAGCCGTCGGGCGACGCGCCCGATGTCGTGGACGCGCCGTGCGCGGGCTCCGGCAAGATCACGTTTGGATGCCTCGCGTCGCAATACAAGCTGACGCCGCAAGTGTTCGACGCCTGGGGACGCATCCTCGGCCGCGCGCCGTCGAGCCGGCTCCTTCTCCGCAACGCGGCGCTCGGCGCCGCGAGCGTTAGGCGCTACGTGCACGACGAGCTCGCCGCGCGCGGCGTGGCGCCCAGCCGCTTCCAGCTGCTCGGCCGCGCCGATCACGTGGAGTTCCTGCGGACCTACGATGCGATCGATGTCGCGCTCGATCCCTTTCCGTACAGCGGCGGCACGACGACGATGGAGGCGATCTGGCAGGGCGTGCCCGTGCTCACCTTCCTTGGTGACCGTTGGGCATCGCGCACGAGCGCGTCGATCCTGCACGCGGCGGGACTGTCCGAGTTCGTGGCCCGAGACGTGGACGACTACGTCGATCTCGCCAGCCGTCTCGCGACATCGCCCGACGGCGCGACGAGGCTGGCCGCACTGCGGCGGAACATGCGCGCGCAGGTGCGAGACTCCGATGCCTGCAACGGACCGAAGCTCGCACGAAGCATGGAGCGCTTGTACCGCGGCATGCACGGCGCGCGCGCCGAGGCCGCGCACCGCGAGCGCCGCGTCTTCCGCGAGTCAGGCCCCGCGGCGTAA
- a CDS encoding alkaline phosphatase family protein — MKSILSFRNVPVLACAAGLCALVAGAARGQALAPHAKAVTLLIFENRDYTAIVGAKEAPYLNAALVPQAAVMTNSHATAHPSQPNYVELFSGSVQSVTGDECPDSSHAPNIATQLLAAHFTFRGYAESMPNAGFTGCEGSKGLYRRKHNPWADFSNVPGALSQPLPWSAASLAIVVPNMCNDMHDCSTTVGDTWMKQNLPAIMKWDAAHDGLLIITWDEAAPDADGTNHIATLLIGPMIKPGRYDQHIDHDDVLRTIEQIYGLPCIANACGKTGITGVWR; from the coding sequence GTGAAGTCGATTCTTTCCTTCCGAAACGTTCCGGTGCTGGCGTGCGCGGCCGGGCTCTGCGCGCTCGTGGCCGGCGCTGCCCGGGGCCAGGCCCTTGCGCCGCACGCCAAGGCAGTCACGCTCCTGATCTTCGAGAATCGCGACTACACGGCCATCGTGGGCGCCAAGGAGGCGCCCTATCTCAATGCCGCGCTGGTGCCGCAGGCGGCCGTGATGACGAACAGCCACGCGACCGCGCATCCGAGCCAGCCGAACTACGTCGAGCTGTTTTCGGGCAGCGTGCAGAGCGTGACCGGCGACGAATGTCCGGATTCCTCGCACGCGCCCAACATCGCGACGCAGCTGCTCGCGGCGCACTTTACGTTTCGCGGCTACGCGGAGTCGATGCCTAACGCTGGCTTCACCGGATGCGAGGGCAGCAAGGGGTTGTACCGGCGCAAGCACAACCCGTGGGCCGATTTCTCCAACGTGCCGGGGGCGCTGAGCCAGCCGTTGCCGTGGTCGGCCGCGTCGCTTGCCATCGTGGTTCCCAACATGTGCAACGACATGCACGATTGCAGCACGACCGTGGGCGACACCTGGATGAAGCAGAACCTGCCGGCGATCATGAAGTGGGATGCCGCGCACGACGGCCTGCTGATCATCACGTGGGACGAGGCCGCGCCGGACGCCGACGGCACGAACCACATCGCGACGCTGCTCATCGGGCCGATGATCAAACCCGGCCGCTATGACCAGCACATCGACCACGATGACGTGCTGCGGACCATCGAACAGATCTACGGCCTGCCGTGTATCGCGAACGCGTGCGGTAAGACGGGCATCACCGGCGTTTGGCGCTGA
- a CDS encoding DUF3592 domain-containing protein, whose protein sequence is MQITVHDDNRLVLHQGPWGLRAMGALFAALGFGILWYITHGHVHEHNAWVAVVVGGSFGAAGLAMAVLAGDLLCTFDKRARTVTIQHRRLVNPGTDSYAWSDISDAALEKTMMSSGRGNQRTPVYRPVFIMKSGSRVPWTPVSTGDLKRQANCIAAVRAFTGWHSLPDAAGASDAAAIQRAAAGARNTRLILFPFLGIFMVVGAAMYVSQVKRYLTWQPVRARIVTTSVVSSSGDHGTVYRPVVSYAYASRDGVIIATGATIINMSSDYTWADGIMHRYRVGDSVTAYINPTQPSEGYVVHELSSFPLIFVAIPLLMGVLFAHALKSGQQGLTLVGAEHVPILDGDGMGPTTPAPGQAMGLAPN, encoded by the coding sequence ATGCAGATCACCGTCCACGACGACAACCGGCTGGTGCTGCACCAGGGACCCTGGGGCCTGAGGGCCATGGGCGCGCTGTTCGCTGCGTTAGGCTTCGGCATCCTCTGGTACATCACCCACGGCCACGTGCACGAACACAACGCGTGGGTCGCCGTGGTGGTGGGCGGATCGTTCGGGGCGGCGGGCCTCGCGATGGCTGTCCTCGCGGGCGATCTCCTCTGCACGTTCGACAAGCGCGCCCGCACCGTCACCATTCAGCACCGCCGCCTGGTGAACCCGGGCACCGATTCGTACGCCTGGTCCGACATCTCGGATGCCGCGCTCGAGAAGACGATGATGAGCAGCGGCCGCGGCAACCAGCGCACCCCGGTGTACCGCCCCGTCTTCATCATGAAGAGCGGATCGCGTGTGCCGTGGACGCCGGTGTCGACGGGCGATCTCAAGCGACAGGCCAACTGCATCGCAGCGGTGCGCGCGTTTACGGGTTGGCATTCGCTCCCCGACGCAGCCGGCGCCAGCGATGCCGCGGCGATTCAGCGGGCTGCGGCCGGCGCCCGCAACACGCGGCTGATCCTCTTCCCCTTCCTCGGCATTTTCATGGTGGTCGGCGCGGCGATGTACGTGTCGCAAGTCAAGCGCTATCTCACCTGGCAGCCGGTGCGCGCCCGCATCGTGACCACGAGCGTCGTGAGCTCGAGCGGGGACCATGGAACGGTGTATCGCCCGGTCGTGTCGTACGCCTACGCGTCGCGCGACGGCGTGATCATCGCGACCGGGGCCACGATCATCAATATGTCGAGCGACTACACATGGGCCGACGGCATCATGCACCGCTATCGGGTCGGCGACAGCGTGACGGCATACATCAACCCGACGCAGCCCAGCGAAGGGTATGTAGTACACGAGCTGTCCTCATTCCCGTTGATCTTCGTCGCGATCCCGTTGCTCATGGGCGTGCTCTTCGCGCACGCGCTCAAGAGCGGCCAGCAGGGCCTCACGCTCGTCGGCGCCGAGCACGTGCCGATTCTGGACGGCGACGGGATGGGGCCGACGACGCCGGCGCCGGGCCAGGCCATGGGGCTGGCGCCGAACTGA
- a CDS encoding ABC transporter permease — MKRAFHLSAGRRGITRDVDHELAFHIEMRTRELIALGKSPADARREAIAVFGDVSAVRADCLAELGHRTRQRARTEFMHTLWQDIRFTARTLRRAPAFTVASLLTLALGIGATTAIFSVIDGVLLRPLPYAYGDRLVHVSQPANAGEVPDVGFSPMEVADYESQTRSFDAMAEYHTMAFTLLGRDEPRRVQTGVVSAGFFDVLGVKALLGRTFRPGEDRAGAAPVIVLSYEFWQHALGGDPTIVGRTFTMNDRVHTVIGVLPFLPQDPDHNDIYMPVSSCPFRVSPHVLESRTARMVTLLGRLKPGVTLARATADVSGVDARLHQEYPDAYRANDRLGISAAMYRDEITRGARPTLLVLLATAAFVLLIACANVANLTLARELRREREMALRAVLGAGRRRIARQLVTESTMLAVAGGALGLAVAYSLLGVLKSFTALFTPRAAEIGMDGRVLAFAFAVSALTGICLGLIPVMTAHRDLASGLKEDGNGSTLGGARMRVRGALISAQVSIAFMLLVGAGLMLRSFVNLERVDPGFDPANVLTARIDLDWTKYKTGPLIRNFEEALLERVAARPGVTAAAVANASPMNEGQPNKAPFRIDGRALGASQTAPTMDVRIGSTDYFRVLGIALVSGRTFTAMDRDTANEPVVINQTAARRYWGAANPIGARLTFDDGKHWVTVVGVAGDVSQYGPAQPEMPALYAPFNLSTTSDMRVLVRTRGDPSLVSRDLHAIVHDMDPAQPVTEVQTLAKMRGDAVATPRITMLLVGAFALVALMITAAGLAGVIAFTVSRRTREIGIRIALGAQPGGVRGMVLGQGLRLVGIGLVIGAAAALGLTRLLSRFLFEVNATDPITFVGVAALFCGIAAMACLAPARRATRVDPMIALRDT, encoded by the coding sequence ATGAAGCGCGCCTTTCACCTCTCCGCCGGCCGCCGCGGGATCACCCGCGACGTGGACCACGAGCTGGCGTTTCACATCGAGATGCGCACGCGCGAGCTGATCGCGTTGGGCAAGAGCCCGGCCGACGCGCGCCGCGAAGCGATCGCCGTGTTCGGCGACGTGTCGGCGGTGCGCGCCGATTGCCTCGCGGAACTGGGACACCGGACGCGCCAACGCGCGAGGACGGAATTCATGCACACGCTCTGGCAGGATATCCGCTTCACCGCGCGCACGCTGCGCCGCGCGCCCGCCTTCACCGTCGCGTCGCTGCTCACGCTTGCGTTAGGAATCGGCGCCACCACTGCGATCTTCAGCGTGATCGACGGCGTGCTGCTCCGGCCGCTGCCGTACGCGTACGGCGATCGCCTGGTGCACGTGTCGCAGCCGGCGAACGCCGGCGAGGTCCCGGACGTCGGCTTTTCGCCCATGGAAGTGGCCGACTACGAGTCACAGACGCGGAGCTTCGATGCCATGGCCGAGTATCACACCATGGCCTTCACGCTGCTGGGGCGCGATGAGCCGCGGCGCGTGCAGACGGGCGTGGTCTCCGCCGGCTTCTTCGACGTGTTGGGCGTCAAGGCGCTGCTCGGCCGCACCTTCCGGCCGGGCGAGGACCGGGCCGGCGCGGCGCCCGTCATCGTCCTCAGCTATGAATTCTGGCAGCACGCTCTCGGCGGCGATCCCACCATCGTCGGCCGGACGTTCACCATGAACGACCGCGTCCACACCGTGATCGGCGTGCTCCCGTTCCTGCCCCAGGATCCCGATCACAACGACATCTATATGCCGGTGTCGTCGTGCCCGTTCCGCGTGTCGCCGCACGTGCTCGAGTCGCGCACGGCGCGCATGGTCACCTTGTTAGGCCGGCTCAAACCCGGCGTCACCCTCGCGCGGGCGACGGCCGATGTGTCGGGCGTCGACGCCCGTCTGCACCAGGAATATCCGGACGCCTATCGCGCCAACGACCGGCTGGGCATCTCGGCCGCGATGTATCGCGATGAGATCACGCGCGGCGCGCGCCCGACGCTGCTCGTCCTGCTGGCGACGGCCGCGTTCGTGCTGCTCATTGCCTGCGCCAACGTCGCCAACCTGACGCTGGCCCGCGAGCTCCGGCGCGAGCGCGAAATGGCGCTGCGCGCCGTGCTCGGCGCGGGCCGCCGCCGGATCGCGCGGCAGCTCGTGACCGAGAGCACGATGCTGGCCGTCGCCGGGGGCGCGTTAGGCCTGGCCGTGGCGTACAGCTTGTTGGGCGTGCTCAAGTCGTTCACCGCGCTCTTCACGCCCCGGGCCGCCGAGATCGGCATGGACGGCCGTGTGCTGGCGTTCGCGTTCGCCGTGTCGGCGCTCACCGGCATCTGCCTCGGGCTCATCCCGGTGATGACGGCGCACCGCGATCTGGCGTCCGGCCTCAAGGAGGACGGCAACGGCTCGACGTTAGGCGGCGCGCGCATGCGCGTGCGCGGCGCGCTCATCTCCGCGCAGGTGTCGATCGCGTTCATGCTGCTCGTGGGCGCCGGCCTCATGCTGCGCAGTTTCGTTAATCTCGAGCGCGTGGATCCGGGATTCGATCCGGCGAACGTGCTCACGGCGCGCATCGATCTCGATTGGACGAAATACAAGACTGGTCCGCTCATCCGGAACTTCGAGGAAGCACTCCTCGAGCGGGTCGCCGCCCGGCCCGGCGTCACCGCTGCGGCGGTGGCGAACGCGTCGCCGATGAACGAAGGGCAGCCGAACAAGGCACCATTCCGCATCGACGGTCGCGCCCTCGGCGCCAGCCAGACCGCGCCGACGATGGACGTGCGCATCGGCTCGACCGACTATTTTCGCGTGCTCGGCATCGCGCTCGTGAGCGGCCGCACGTTCACGGCCATGGATCGCGACACCGCGAACGAGCCGGTGGTCATCAATCAGACTGCCGCGCGACGCTATTGGGGCGCCGCCAACCCGATCGGCGCGCGCCTGACGTTCGACGACGGCAAGCACTGGGTGACCGTCGTCGGCGTAGCGGGCGACGTGTCGCAATACGGGCCGGCACAACCCGAGATGCCGGCGCTGTACGCGCCGTTCAACCTCAGCACCACGAGCGACATGCGCGTGCTGGTCCGTACGCGCGGCGACCCATCACTCGTGTCGCGCGACCTGCACGCCATCGTCCACGACATGGATCCGGCGCAGCCCGTCACCGAGGTGCAGACGCTGGCAAAAATGCGCGGCGATGCAGTCGCCACGCCGCGCATCACGATGCTGCTCGTCGGCGCCTTCGCGTTGGTCGCGCTGATGATCACGGCGGCGGGGCTCGCGGGCGTCATCGCGTTCACGGTGAGCCGCCGCACGCGGGAGATCGGGATTCGCATCGCGTTAGGCGCGCAGCCGGGCGGCGTTCGGGGCATGGTGCTGGGACAGGGCCTGCGCCTGGTGGGCATCGGCCTCGTGATCGGCGCCGCCGCGGCGCTCGGGCTCACGCGGCTGCTGTCGCGCTTTCTGTTCGAGGTCAACGCGACGGACCCGATCACGTTCGTCGGTGTCGCTGCGCTGTTCTGCGGCATTGCCGCGATGGCCTGCCTGGCGCCGGCACGGCGCGCGACCCGTGTGGATCCGATGATCGCGTTGCGCGACACCTGA
- a CDS encoding PadR family transcriptional regulator, whose product MAGSDLYTGTLDVLILKALTWAPMHGYGVGKWIRDTTRDALQVQEGALYPALHRLERKGLLEEEWGISETGREAKYYKLTAAGRKHLQAEVMRWTRYTLAVSAALNASPA is encoded by the coding sequence ATGGCGGGAAGCGATCTCTACACGGGCACCTTGGATGTGCTGATCCTCAAGGCGCTCACGTGGGCACCGATGCACGGATACGGCGTGGGCAAGTGGATTCGCGACACGACGCGCGACGCGCTGCAGGTCCAGGAAGGGGCGCTATACCCAGCGCTCCACCGTCTCGAGCGAAAGGGACTGCTCGAGGAAGAGTGGGGCATTTCTGAAACGGGTCGCGAAGCCAAGTACTACAAGCTCACGGCCGCGGGTCGGAAGCATCTGCAAGCCGAGGTGATGCGTTGGACCCGGTACACTCTGGCGGTCTCGGCGGCGCTCAACGCGTCGCCGGCCTGA
- a CDS encoding alpha/beta fold hydrolase — protein sequence MGLEQFYLLGHSRGALLAIAYAAKYQQHLKGLTLSNASIFALGRHQQYQHLLIADIADSLPDVRQYADSIRFGLMNPQNSGQAFEAVMTRVMPVYLRRHYLRLDTMPDPVRRSKDHAAGAAMRWLNRDMNSTNYESAMAALTVPTLFIGSTHDYMPPYDYRRMMDLMTKDQDVSIAICPNGAHFDMWDDATNYFAAVTQFVGRLEGK from the coding sequence CTGGGGCTCGAGCAATTTTACTTGCTCGGTCACTCGCGGGGCGCGCTGCTGGCGATCGCGTACGCGGCAAAGTATCAGCAGCACCTGAAGGGACTGACCCTGTCTAACGCGTCCATTTTCGCACTCGGGCGACATCAGCAGTACCAGCACCTCCTGATCGCCGACATTGCCGATTCCCTGCCGGACGTTAGGCAGTACGCAGACTCGATACGGTTCGGCTTGATGAACCCGCAGAACAGCGGCCAGGCTTTCGAAGCGGTCATGACCAGGGTCATGCCGGTCTACCTCCGGCGTCATTATCTCCGGCTCGACACCATGCCCGATCCCGTCAGGCGCTCGAAGGACCACGCGGCTGGCGCGGCAATGCGGTGGCTCAATCGAGACATGAATTCGACGAACTACGAGAGCGCAATGGCAGCGCTCACCGTACCGACGCTCTTCATCGGTTCGACCCACGACTACATGCCGCCGTACGACTACCGACGCATGATGGATCTGATGACGAAGGACCAGGACGTCAGCATCGCGATCTGTCCTAACGGTGCGCACTTCGACATGTGGGACGATGCGACGAATTACTTCGCGGCGGTCACGCAGTTCGTCGGCCGGCTCGAAGGCAAATGA